In Streptomyces sp. NBC_00878, a single window of DNA contains:
- a CDS encoding cell wall metabolism sensor histidine kinase WalK has protein sequence MTGRRQLRRQRRRQPRTLRTRLVVSAVALIAVVCAVIGTVTTIALSQHLYKQLDTQVTDAARRAGGPPPDQLPENPNGGDLSRPSGASSTNDALTEFVTKGGTQKDTIAAEVDADGGISRAVVAVEKSTGGAFDSMDSDNLGEAAKAALASVPKTGKHTVDIPGMGEYRVTYVTGVKGSYYVALPTESVTSTINTLVIVEVSVTVAGLVAAGIAGSVLVTVALRPLRKVASTATRVSELPLHTGEVTLNERVPESETDPHTEVGQVGAALNRMLDHVHGALHARQESETRVRQFVADASHELRTPLASIRGYAELTRRGREETGPDTRHALGRIESEAGRMTGLVEDLLLLARLDAGRPLSYEHTDLSPLVVDAVSDARAAGREHNWRLELPDEPALVLADAARVQQVMVNLFANARTHTPPGTTVTARVRRQGAWVCVDVQDDGQGIPPDLLPHVFERFARGDSSRSRASGSTGLGLAIVQAVAAAHGGAVTVDSVPGRTVFTVHLPALAPEASHSHEAFISSSNSQSYSQAQHSTTTWVQQGA, from the coding sequence GTGACCGGGCGACGACAGCTGCGGAGGCAGCGGCGCCGACAGCCTCGGACGCTGCGGACGCGGCTCGTCGTCTCGGCGGTCGCGCTCATCGCGGTGGTGTGTGCGGTGATCGGTACGGTGACGACGATCGCGTTGAGCCAGCACCTGTACAAGCAGTTGGACACGCAGGTGACCGATGCCGCTCGGCGTGCCGGTGGCCCGCCGCCGGACCAGTTGCCCGAGAACCCGAACGGCGGCGATTTGTCGAGGCCCTCCGGTGCCTCCTCGACGAACGACGCGCTCACGGAGTTCGTCACCAAGGGTGGGACGCAGAAGGACACCATCGCCGCCGAGGTCGATGCCGACGGCGGGATCTCCAGGGCGGTCGTCGCCGTGGAGAAGTCCACCGGCGGCGCCTTCGACAGCATGGATTCCGACAATCTTGGCGAGGCGGCGAAGGCCGCGCTCGCTTCCGTGCCCAAGACCGGCAAGCACACCGTCGACATCCCGGGCATGGGCGAGTACCGCGTCACCTACGTCACCGGGGTCAAGGGCAGCTACTACGTAGCCCTGCCCACCGAGTCCGTCACCAGCACCATCAACACCCTCGTCATCGTCGAGGTGAGTGTCACGGTGGCCGGTCTCGTCGCCGCCGGGATCGCCGGGTCCGTCCTCGTGACGGTTGCCCTCCGCCCCCTTCGCAAGGTGGCCTCCACCGCCACCCGGGTCTCCGAACTCCCCCTCCACACGGGCGAGGTGACCCTCAACGAGCGTGTGCCCGAGTCCGAGACCGACCCCCACACGGAGGTCGGGCAGGTCGGTGCCGCGCTCAACCGCATGCTCGACCACGTTCACGGAGCCCTGCACGCGCGCCAGGAGAGCGAGACGCGCGTACGGCAGTTCGTCGCGGACGCGAGCCATGAGCTGCGTACGCCGCTGGCGTCCATCCGCGGGTACGCCGAGCTGACCAGACGCGGACGGGAAGAGACCGGGCCCGACACGAGACACGCGCTCGGCCGGATCGAGTCCGAGGCCGGGCGGATGACCGGGCTCGTCGAGGACCTGCTGCTGCTCGCGCGGCTCGACGCCGGACGGCCGCTCAGCTATGAGCACACCGACCTCTCCCCGCTGGTCGTGGACGCCGTGAGCGACGCCCGCGCCGCCGGGCGCGAACACAACTGGCGCCTTGAGCTGCCCGACGAACCCGCGCTCGTGCTGGCGGACGCCGCGCGCGTCCAGCAGGTCATGGTGAATCTGTTTGCGAATGCGCGAACGCACACGCCGCCGGGTACGACGGTGACCGCGCGCGTGCGCCGTCAGGGAGCCTGGGTGTGCGTGGACGTCCAGGACGACGGCCAGGGCATTCCGCCGGACCTGCTCCCCCATGTCTTCGAGCGGTTCGCGCGGGGCGACTCGTCCCGGTCGCGCGCCTCCGGGTCCACCGGGCTAGGGCTCGCCATCGTGCAGGCCGTCGCGGCCGCGCACGGCGGCGCCGTGACCGTCGACAGCGTGCCCGGACGCACCGTCTTTACCGTGCATCTGCCCGCGCTGGCGCCCGAAGCCTCGCATTCTCATGAGGCCTTCATTTCCTCATCAAATTCGCAATCGTACTCACAGGCACAGCACAGCACGACCACATGGGTGCAACAGGGCGCTTGA
- a CDS encoding response regulator transcription factor: MTTTSPQGRTELLRPDGSPVRVLVVDDELSITELLSMALRYEGWQIRSAGDGTGAVQTAREFRPDAVVLDMMLPDMDGLAVLGRLRRELPDVPVLFLTAKDAVEDRIAGLTAGGDDYVTKPFSLEEVVARLRGLIRRSGAADRRSDSVLVVGDLTLDEDSHEVSRAGEGIHLTATEFELLRFLMRNPRRVLSKAQILDRVWSYDFGGQANVVELYISYLRRKIDAGREPMIHTRRGAGYLIKPATS, translated from the coding sequence ATGACCACGACCTCGCCCCAGGGGCGCACCGAACTGCTGAGGCCGGACGGGAGCCCCGTCCGAGTGCTTGTGGTGGACGACGAGCTGTCGATCACCGAGCTGTTGTCCATGGCCCTTCGCTACGAAGGCTGGCAGATCCGCAGCGCGGGTGACGGGACCGGCGCTGTGCAGACCGCGCGGGAGTTCCGGCCCGACGCCGTGGTGCTCGACATGATGCTGCCCGACATGGACGGGCTCGCCGTCCTCGGCCGGCTGCGGCGCGAGCTGCCCGACGTGCCCGTTCTCTTCCTGACCGCCAAGGACGCGGTCGAGGACCGGATCGCGGGCCTGACCGCCGGTGGCGACGACTACGTCACCAAGCCCTTCAGCCTCGAAGAGGTCGTGGCGCGGTTGCGCGGGCTCATCCGCCGCTCCGGCGCCGCCGACCGTCGCTCCGACTCCGTGCTCGTCGTCGGGGACCTCACCCTCGACGAGGACAGCCACGAGGTGTCGCGGGCCGGCGAGGGCATCCACCTCACCGCGACCGAGTTCGAGCTGCTGCGCTTCCTGATGCGCAACCCGCGCCGGGTGCTCAGCAAGGCGCAGATCCTCGACCGCGTGTGGTCGTACGACTTCGGCGGTCAGGCCAACGTCGTCGAGCTCTACATCTCGTACCTGCGCCGCAAGATAGACGCCGGTCGTGAGCCGATGATCCACACTCGGCGCGGTGCCGGGTATCTGATCAAGCCCGCGACGTCGTGA
- a CDS encoding amidohydrolase family protein codes for MEEGTGEVGEVRRFWEGLGLPGLVDVHTHFMPERVLTKVWEYFDGLGPLTGGVEWPITYRGEELERVGLLREFGVRAFTAMLYPHKPGMAEWLNQWAVDFAARTPDCLHTATLFPEPGVAAYVQKAVDEGARVFKAHVQVGAYDPGDELLDPAWGLLAEAGIPVVIHCGSGPSPGKYTGPEPVGRVLARHPRLRLVFAHMGMPEYEDFLGLAERFGEVRLDTTMAFTDFSERFAPFPRRALPRLADLGDRILLGSDFPNIPYPYVHQLRALEGLGLGDAWLRAVCHDNGVRLLGLGLGL; via the coding sequence GTGGAGGAGGGGACAGGTGAGGTCGGTGAGGTGCGGCGGTTCTGGGAAGGGCTTGGGCTTCCCGGGCTTGTCGACGTGCATACCCACTTCATGCCCGAGCGGGTTCTGACGAAGGTCTGGGAGTACTTCGACGGGCTCGGGCCGCTGACCGGTGGGGTCGAGTGGCCCATCACCTACCGGGGCGAGGAGCTTGAACGGGTCGGGCTGCTGCGGGAGTTCGGAGTGCGGGCGTTCACCGCCATGCTCTACCCGCACAAGCCGGGCATGGCCGAGTGGCTGAACCAGTGGGCCGTCGACTTCGCAGCCCGGACCCCCGACTGTCTGCATACGGCGACCCTCTTTCCGGAGCCGGGCGTGGCGGCGTACGTCCAGAAGGCGGTGGACGAGGGCGCGCGGGTCTTCAAGGCACACGTTCAGGTGGGGGCGTACGACCCTGGCGACGAACTCCTCGATCCGGCCTGGGGGTTGCTCGCCGAGGCCGGGATACCCGTGGTGATCCACTGCGGTTCGGGGCCCTCGCCAGGGAAGTACACCGGGCCCGAGCCGGTCGGGCGGGTGCTCGCGCGGCATCCGCGGCTGCGGCTGGTGTTCGCGCACATGGGGATGCCGGAGTACGAGGACTTCCTGGGCCTCGCCGAGCGGTTCGGCGAGGTGCGGCTGGACACGACGATGGCGTTCACGGACTTCAGTGAGCGCTTCGCCCCGTTCCCCCGGCGCGCGCTCCCCCGGCTCGCCGACCTCGGTGACCGGATCCTGCTCGGGAGCGATTTTCCCAACATCCCCTATCCGTACGTCCATCAGCTGCGTGCGCTGGAGGGGCTGGGCCTGGGGGACGCGTGGCTTCGGGCGGTGTGCCATGACAACGGGGTGCGGTTGCTGGGGCTGGGGCTGGGGCTGTGA
- a CDS encoding antibiotic biosynthesis monooxygenase encodes MSDHPIAPVADGASVADVPAALGPVSAAVPTALPAVVPVAAHEPPYYAVVFTSVKTEEAGRGGAADGYAEGYGETAERMEELVKEIPGFLGMDLASSPGGLTVTVGYFRDADAIEEWRSNVEHRAAQKRGRAEWYERYTLHVAKVERSHGFEREHG; translated from the coding sequence ATGAGTGATCACCCCATTGCACCTGTCGCCGACGGTGCTTCTGTTGCCGATGTCCCCGCCGCTCTTGGCCCTGTCTCCGCTGCCGTACCCACCGCCTTACCCGCCGTCGTGCCCGTCGCCGCGCACGAACCGCCGTACTACGCCGTTGTGTTCACCTCGGTGAAGACGGAGGAGGCCGGGCGGGGCGGAGCGGCCGATGGGTATGCCGAGGGGTATGGGGAGACCGCGGAGCGGATGGAGGAGCTGGTGAAGGAGATTCCGGGGTTCCTCGGGATGGATCTCGCGAGTTCCCCCGGCGGGCTGACCGTCACTGTCGGGTACTTCCGCGACGCGGACGCCATCGAGGAGTGGCGGAGCAATGTCGAGCACCGGGCGGCGCAGAAGCGCGGACGCGCCGAGTGGTACGAGCGCTACACCCTGCATGTCGCCAAGGTCGAGCGAAGCCATGGGTTCGAGCGTGAGCACGGCTGA
- a CDS encoding DUF2797 domain-containing protein — protein sequence MAQVWKCTGLRWGGEGPVLTWDGGRRSELPWGKQVAFAVVRGGGRTCVGARGHSCPVGAGVSGRSVGARCEECARLDRAHSVAADTIADDPRPYSVYLAWFGPGLVKVGITAVERGSARLLEQGAVVFSWLGRGPLMAARRSEELLRTALGVPDRIPYDAKRAVRSELPEAGVRVAEVRELHARAVRLGGWPEALERMPFEAVDHAEVFGLGGLPSAVGVVGELVAGGVVSGELVAAAGPDLHLRTRRGVVVVDTRLMTGWELTAARTVEGERGEVTVPVREFGGVQGGLF from the coding sequence ATGGCACAGGTGTGGAAATGCACGGGACTTCGGTGGGGCGGAGAAGGGCCCGTGCTGACGTGGGACGGGGGGCGTCGTAGTGAGTTGCCGTGGGGGAAGCAGGTTGCGTTCGCCGTGGTCCGTGGGGGTGGGCGGACGTGTGTGGGGGCGCGGGGGCACAGCTGTCCCGTGGGGGCCGGGGTGTCCGGGCGGAGCGTCGGTGCCCGGTGTGAGGAGTGCGCTCGGCTGGACCGGGCCCACTCCGTGGCCGCGGACACCATCGCCGACGATCCCCGGCCCTACTCGGTCTATCTGGCGTGGTTCGGACCCGGGCTGGTCAAGGTCGGGATCACCGCCGTCGAGCGGGGGTCCGCCCGGCTGCTGGAGCAGGGCGCCGTCGTCTTCAGTTGGCTGGGGCGGGGGCCGCTGATGGCCGCCCGGCGGAGTGAGGAGTTGCTGCGTACGGCCTTGGGGGTGCCGGACCGGATTCCGTACGACGCCAAGCGGGCCGTGCGGAGCGAGTTGCCCGAGGCGGGGGTGCGGGTGGCGGAGGTGCGGGAGTTGCATGCTCGGGCCGTGAGGCTGGGCGGGTGGCCGGAGGCGTTGGAGCGGATGCCGTTCGAGGCCGTCGATCATGCCGAGGTGTTCGGGCTCGGCGGGCTGCCGTCTGCCGTGGGCGTTGTCGGTGAGCTCGTGGCGGGGGGTGTCGTGAGCGGGGAACTCGTCGCTGCCGCCGGGCCCGATCTGCATCTGCGGACGCGGCGTGGGGTCGTCGTGGTCGATACGCGGCTCATGACCGGGTGGGAGCTGACCGCCGCGCGGACCGTCGAGGGTGAGCGGGGTGAAGTCACCGTGCCTGTACGGGAGTTCGGCGGCGTTCAGGGCGGACTCTTCTGA
- a CDS encoding HGxxPAAW family protein gives MSEQHHDEGHTVAGWTGFAVAVVGTSVAGVGMCLGSGPGISLGLGVVGLSVLVTWALHLAGWGKPPGIRPAAEWGMRVRDRAARAGHPACVGCRMAGRGRSARSSVVASLSPSPSESVSPSESVG, from the coding sequence ATGAGCGAGCAGCACCATGACGAAGGGCACACCGTCGCCGGGTGGACCGGGTTTGCGGTCGCTGTGGTGGGGACGTCGGTGGCCGGGGTGGGGATGTGTCTGGGCTCCGGGCCCGGGATCTCGCTGGGGCTGGGAGTCGTCGGGCTCAGCGTGCTGGTGACCTGGGCGCTGCATCTGGCGGGGTGGGGCAAGCCGCCCGGGATCCGGCCGGCGGCGGAGTGGGGTATGAGGGTGCGGGATCGTGCCGCGCGGGCCGGGCATCCCGCGTGTGTCGGGTGCCGGATGGCTGGACGGGGGCGTTCGGCGAGGTCCTCTGTGGTTGCCTCCCTGTCCCCATCCCCTTCGGAGTCCGTTTCCCCTTCGGAGTCCGTCGGCTGA
- a CDS encoding MarR family winged helix-turn-helix transcriptional regulator encodes MDHVIATSMVAQQEMAERLGLNATDLTCFAYVLEAGEHLLTAGDLATRAHVTTGAVTGIVNRLERAGYVTRRPDPSDRRRVRIAAVPAAVDRATALYGPYYARLNEQFDDYSPAEIAVLNDWFTRTGKLMSDYLEEIRGT; translated from the coding sequence ATGGACCACGTCATCGCCACGAGCATGGTCGCCCAGCAGGAGATGGCCGAGCGCCTGGGCCTGAACGCCACCGACCTGACCTGCTTCGCCTACGTCCTGGAGGCCGGCGAACACCTGCTCACCGCGGGCGACCTCGCCACCCGGGCCCACGTCACCACGGGCGCTGTCACCGGCATCGTCAACCGCCTGGAACGCGCGGGTTACGTGACCCGCCGCCCCGACCCGTCAGACCGCCGCCGCGTACGCATCGCCGCGGTTCCGGCCGCGGTGGACCGCGCCACCGCCCTCTACGGCCCGTACTACGCCCGCCTGAACGAACAGTTCGACGACTACTCCCCCGCCGAAATCGCCGTCCTGAACGACTGGTTCACCCGAACCGGCAAGCTGATGAGCGACTACCTCGAAGAGATCCGCGGCACCTGA
- a CDS encoding NAD(P)H-binding protein, whose translation MILVTGAGGALGTLVAEQLAGRDDVVLGTRDLRRSQGPLPVRRIDFDEPDTLAEGFEGVDVLLMISAGYGEDDTVTARHGAVVVAAEQVGVGHVVYTSLTADGDHLPYALPHRWTERRLRESGMDWTILRNGLYAELLAWLAAPSADGRITAPLGEGRLAAVARADLADAAVRVVVDAPTHAGRVYELVGEQAVGGAELARAHGPHMTYEPETLAQARARIAASGAEPFQVPMLVGTYSAVAAGFMAHVGGDLRQLLGRAPRSALAAAVA comes from the coding sequence ATGATTCTGGTTACTGGTGCCGGCGGCGCCCTGGGCACGCTTGTCGCCGAGCAGTTGGCCGGCCGTGATGACGTTGTTCTCGGCACTCGCGATCTCCGGCGGAGCCAGGGCCCGTTGCCCGTACGCCGTATCGATTTCGACGAGCCCGACACCCTCGCCGAGGGGTTCGAGGGCGTGGACGTGCTGTTGATGATCTCCGCGGGCTACGGCGAGGACGACACCGTCACGGCCCGGCATGGCGCCGTCGTCGTCGCTGCGGAACAGGTGGGCGTGGGTCATGTCGTCTATACGAGTCTGACCGCCGACGGTGATCATCTTCCGTACGCCCTGCCGCACCGCTGGACCGAGCGTCGGCTCCGGGAGAGCGGCATGGACTGGACGATCCTGCGCAATGGCCTCTACGCGGAGTTGCTGGCCTGGCTCGCCGCGCCGTCGGCGGACGGGCGGATCACTGCCCCGCTCGGCGAGGGTCGGTTGGCCGCCGTCGCGCGCGCGGACCTGGCCGACGCCGCCGTACGCGTGGTGGTGGACGCCCCCACTCACGCGGGGCGCGTCTATGAACTCGTCGGTGAGCAGGCCGTTGGCGGTGCCGAGCTGGCGCGAGCGCATGGCCCCCATATGACCTACGAGCCGGAGACGCTCGCTCAGGCTCGTGCGCGCATCGCCGCTTCCGGGGCCGAGCCGTTCCAGGTGCCGATGTTGGTCGGCACCTACTCCGCCGTCGCTGCCGGATTCATGGCGCACGTCGGTGGCGATCTGCGTCAACTGCTGGGCCGTGCACCCCGCTCTGCGCTCGCGGCGGCCGTCGCGTAG
- a CDS encoding helix-turn-helix domain-containing protein, with the protein MSVGHTEVTTVGPVVSCGDEHEDCGIRDVLDRIGDKWSVLVVVELAQGIRRFRQLQRAIPGISQRMLTLTVRRLERDGLVTRTVHPTVPPQVEYALTATGHSLTHLVKALADWSAEHRDSIARARRKWDAEHPDSEIR; encoded by the coding sequence ATGTCGGTGGGGCACACAGAGGTAACCACCGTCGGCCCCGTCGTCAGTTGCGGGGACGAGCACGAGGACTGCGGAATCCGCGATGTACTCGACCGGATCGGCGACAAATGGTCGGTCCTGGTCGTGGTCGAACTGGCCCAGGGCATACGCCGTTTCCGGCAACTGCAGCGCGCCATCCCCGGCATCTCACAGCGGATGCTGACACTCACGGTGCGCCGACTGGAACGAGACGGGCTGGTCACCCGGACTGTGCACCCAACGGTGCCCCCGCAGGTCGAGTACGCGCTCACAGCGACGGGCCACAGCCTCACTCACCTGGTCAAGGCCCTCGCGGACTGGTCGGCGGAGCACCGCGACTCAATCGCTCGGGCCCGCCGGAAGTGGGACGCCGAACACCCAGACTCCGAAATCCGCTGA
- a CDS encoding DUF2637 domain-containing protein — protein sequence MRTDYDSVDQYLDYTQPIDVRKLWRVTDPEVPSAAWDPDEELARILDSTHSVDPAPPPLDGGRHSLRPASPHRPAGRRRARPGFRFLAGKRRIITVAILVAAIVICAVTMLTWSISYSCDQLRTIALLAVPPKLAQWWPLMVYGPWLMAGLSILRKSVQRRTARRSWAVMLICSGTAVALCIGQSPDSLLAMVIVGIPPITALVCFRELVGQFSPRHCPRHASDTRNGNKQART from the coding sequence GTGCGAACCGACTATGATTCGGTAGACCAATACCTTGATTACACTCAGCCAATTGACGTGCGGAAACTCTGGCGCGTCACTGATCCGGAGGTCCCGTCGGCCGCATGGGATCCGGATGAGGAACTGGCTCGGATCCTCGACTCGACGCACAGCGTGGATCCTGCTCCTCCCCCGCTGGACGGCGGTAGGCACTCGCTTCGCCCGGCCAGTCCGCATCGCCCGGCCGGTCGACGGCGGGCTCGGCCAGGGTTTCGCTTCCTTGCCGGAAAGCGGAGGATCATCACTGTTGCGATCTTGGTTGCGGCAATCGTCATCTGTGCAGTGACGATGCTGACCTGGTCCATCTCTTATTCGTGTGATCAACTGCGCACCATCGCACTGCTTGCGGTGCCGCCGAAGTTGGCGCAATGGTGGCCACTGATGGTGTACGGACCGTGGCTCATGGCAGGATTGTCCATCCTGCGGAAATCCGTTCAGCGTCGAACCGCTCGGCGGTCTTGGGCGGTGATGCTGATCTGCTCCGGCACGGCGGTGGCTCTGTGTATCGGCCAATCACCGGACTCTCTGCTCGCGATGGTGATCGTCGGAATTCCGCCGATTACCGCACTGGTCTGTTTTCGTGAACTCGTCGGCCAGTTCTCGCCCCGGCACTGCCCTCGGCACGCCTCTGACACCCGGAACGGGAACAAGCAGGCAAGGACGTAG
- a CDS encoding SSI family serine proteinase inhibitor produces MLHRIALTLATSAAASLAALSAAPPAAYAASLPLVPLPVSGVDDVDRLTVTVSKAGGGMDGTFELDCHPMGGSHPDAQAACDQLDRNASWGKDPFAPAEPRGMCTMQYGGPATARVTGTWAGRPVDATYERRDGCEIARWDALVPVLPKLSS; encoded by the coding sequence ATGCTGCACCGCATCGCTCTCACCCTCGCCACCTCCGCCGCCGCGTCCCTCGCGGCGCTGTCCGCGGCGCCCCCGGCCGCGTACGCCGCATCGCTTCCCCTTGTGCCGCTGCCGGTGAGCGGCGTGGACGACGTCGACCGGCTCACCGTGACCGTGAGCAAGGCGGGCGGCGGCATGGACGGGACGTTCGAGCTGGACTGTCATCCGATGGGCGGCAGCCACCCCGACGCCCAGGCCGCCTGCGATCAGTTGGACCGGAACGCTTCCTGGGGCAAGGACCCGTTCGCGCCGGCCGAGCCGCGCGGCATGTGCACGATGCAGTACGGCGGTCCGGCCACCGCGCGGGTCACGGGAACCTGGGCCGGGCGCCCCGTCGACGCGACGTACGAGCGCCGTGACGGGTGCGAGATCGCGCGCTGGGACGCCCTCGTGCCCGTACTCCCGAAGCTCAGTTCATAG